The Trueperaceae bacterium genome includes the window AGGTCGACGTCGGCGCCAAGGCCGATGGATGCATCCAGGCAACGAGGATTTGTCATATACCGCAACATGTTTCCGTCGTCGATCGTCAGTCCATCGCACGCATGCGCCCACCCCGCTACCATCACGCACGCGACGACGCCCCTTCGCACACCGCGAAGGGCACGGAACGCACGCGCGGCCTTTCGCCGCCATGCCGGTTCACGCTCACACCCCACGGCTGGGTGCAGGCAATCGGTGGTTCGGCGTGGGGATGTGCACGGCTGTCGGCGTGCAATACGGTGCATGAAGACCTCCCGCGGCAACGACCGATGGACCGCGCTGCTCATTGATCCTCTTCAATCAAGGAGCGTGGTCTGCACCATACAGGTTCGTGACGATGCCGCGAACGCGGCCCTCGATGCCGTGCGGCGGGTCAGCGCACCCCGCCCTCCGCCATGCGGCGGAAGACGTCGCTTTCGGCGTAGACGGCGTCGTACGGCCCGCGCGCCACGATCCGGCCGCCGTCGAGGACGAAGATCGTGTCGGCGTCCTGGATGGTCGCGAGGCGGTGGGCGATCGACAGGATCGTCTTGTGGCCGGTCAACGCCCGGATCGCGTCGAACACCGCCCGCTCCGTCGCGCCGTCCAGGGCGCTGGTGGCCTCGTCGAAGACGAGGACGTCGGGGTCGTGGTAGAGCGCGCGGGCGATGCCGATGCGTTGGCGTTGCCCGCCCGAGAGGCGGACGCCGCGCTCCCCGACGACGGTGGCGTAGCCGTCCCGCAGCTCGGTCTCCACGAAGCGGTCCAGCTGCGCCATGCTCGCGGCGCGGCGCACGGCGTCCATGTCGATGCGGTCGTCGGGCAGCCCGAGCGCGACGTTGCGGGCGACGGTGTCGTCGGTCAGGTAGATCGATTGCGGGACGTACCCGACGTTCGCCTGCCAGCGTGCGACGGTCGCCGCGTCGAGCGGCACGCCGTCGACCGTGATCGTGCCGGCGGTCGGCGCGAGGAGGCCCAGCAGCACGTCGACGAGGGTGGTCTTGCCGGCGCCGGTGGTGCCGACGAAGGCGACGTGCGCGCGCACGGGGATCGTCAGGTCGACGTCCGCCAGGACCTCCGTGCCGTCGGCGTAGGCGAACGCCAGGTCGCGCACCTCGAGGCGGTCCGTGAACGGCAGCGGCGCGACGGCGGAGCGGTCCTCGAACGCGTCGGGGTCGGCCTCCGTCGCGTCGACGCGCTGCACCATGGCGTGCACCTCGTCGAGCGCCCCGAGGCTGTAGCGGATCTGCGTCGAGGCCTGGAACACCGCCTGCAGCGCCGGCAGCAGCCGGTAGCCGGCGAAGGCGTACAGCCCCAGGACCGGCA containing:
- a CDS encoding ABC transporter ATP-binding protein; the encoded protein is MKVLRKFLDLLTPRERRQVWLLLPLVILMAFAEVIGIASVVPFLELTTDRDAAQRNAVLRFAYDAFGFETWRWFMVATGAAVIVVLLAANGFLAFGNWILFRFGAIRNHTIARRLLIRYLQQDYAFFLARNTSALANNVLQEVQQIIRGVVRPGLQLVAKGFTVLAILGLLLVANPLLALLTSVVLGGAYGVIYLLVRRYVKRIGEDRVQANQARYRAAQEAMGGIKDLRLLGREAEMVERFTEPSRRFAVYEANAQALGGLPRYVLEAIAFGSVVFITLLLLATGAEVAEVVPVLGLYAFAGYRLLPALQAVFQASTQIRYSLGALDEVHAMVQRVDATEADPDAFEDRSAVAPLPFTDRLEVRDLAFAYADGTEVLADVDLTIPVRAHVAFVGTTGAGKTTLVDVLLGLLAPTAGTITVDGVPLDAATVARWQANVGYVPQSIYLTDDTVARNVALGLPDDRIDMDAVRRAASMAQLDRFVETELRDGYATVVGERGVRLSGGQRQRIGIARALYHDPDVLVFDEATSALDGATERAVFDAIRALTGHKTILSIAHRLATIQDADTIFVLDGGRIVARGPYDAVYAESDVFRRMAEGGVR